The following proteins are co-located in the Paenibacillus sp. FSL H8-0079 genome:
- a CDS encoding MarR family transcriptional regulator, with product MFQGDEQSQIDLRLFRVWVKASKTVFDDVVKDIERYGISNENFMVLELLYNKGPHTVQSISEKFSIPSGSITYVVDKLEKKELVKREPSPTDRRSSIVVITDQGQNVFKEIFPQHVEVISKNLSSITNEEKIQLTDLLKKLGLGASKINE from the coding sequence ATGTTTCAAGGAGATGAACAAAGTCAGATCGATTTACGGCTTTTCCGTGTGTGGGTAAAGGCTAGTAAAACTGTTTTTGATGATGTTGTAAAAGATATAGAACGATACGGCATTAGTAATGAGAACTTTATGGTGCTGGAACTCCTCTACAATAAGGGACCACACACGGTCCAAAGTATAAGTGAGAAATTTTCGATCCCTAGCGGGAGCATCACATATGTAGTGGATAAGCTTGAAAAGAAAGAATTAGTCAAGCGAGAACCAAGTCCAACAGACCGTCGATCTTCAATTGTAGTCATTACGGATCAAGGCCAAAATGTATTTAAAGAGATCTTTCCTCAACACGTTGAGGTGATATCCAAGAATCTGTCTTCGATTACCAATGAAGAAAAAATACAGTTAACCGATCTTCTCAAGAAACTCGGACTAGGTGCCAGTAAGATCAACGAATGA